In one Pseudomonas tensinigenes genomic region, the following are encoded:
- the aroK gene encoding shikimate kinase AroK, whose product MRNLILVGPMGAGKSTIGRLLAKELRLPFKDSDKEIELRTGANIPWIFDKEGEPGFRDREQAMIAELCAFDGVVLATGGGAVMRDANRKALHEGGRVVYLHASVEQQVGRTSRDRNRPLLRTANPEKTLRDLLAIRDPLYREIADLVVETDERPPRMVVLDILDRLAQLPPR is encoded by the coding sequence GTGCGAAATTTGATTCTTGTAGGACCGATGGGCGCTGGCAAAAGCACCATCGGCCGGTTGCTGGCCAAAGAGCTGCGCCTGCCGTTCAAAGATTCCGACAAGGAAATTGAACTGCGCACGGGCGCCAATATCCCGTGGATCTTCGACAAGGAAGGCGAACCCGGCTTTCGTGACCGTGAGCAGGCGATGATCGCCGAACTGTGCGCGTTCGATGGCGTGGTGTTGGCGACCGGCGGTGGCGCAGTCATGCGCGATGCCAATCGCAAGGCCCTGCATGAGGGTGGGCGAGTGGTGTATCTGCACGCCTCCGTTGAACAGCAGGTCGGCCGTACGTCTCGCGACCGCAATCGGCCATTGCTGCGCACCGCCAATCCGGAGAAAACCCTGCGCGACCTGCTGGCGATTCGGGATCCGCTCTATCGGGAAATCGCCGATCTGGTGGTGGAAACCGACGAACGGCCGCCGCGCATGGTGGTGCTCGACATTCTCGATCGTCTGGCGCAACTTCCTCCCCGTTAA
- the aroB gene encoding 3-dehydroquinate synthase — protein MQTLKVDLGERSYPIHIGEGLLDQPELLAPHIHGRQVAIISNETVAPLYLERLTRSLAQFSVISVVLPDGEAFKNWETLQLIFDGLLTARHDRRTTVIALGGGVIGDMAGFAAACYQRGVDFIQIPTTLLSQVDSSVGGKTGINHPLGKNMVGAFYQPNVVLIDTASLKTLPERELSAGLAEVIKYGLICDEPFLTWLEENVDALCALDQKALTYAIERSCAAKAAVVGADEKETGVRATLNLGHTFGHAIETHMGYGVWLHGEAVAAGTVMALEMSARLGWISEQERDRGIRLFQRAGLPVIPPTEMTEADFLEHMAIDKKVIDGRLRLVLLRRMGEAVVTDDYPKEVLQATLGADYRALAQLKG, from the coding sequence ATGCAGACACTCAAGGTCGATCTAGGCGAGCGCAGCTACCCGATTCATATTGGCGAAGGTTTGTTGGATCAGCCCGAACTGCTGGCTCCGCACATCCATGGGCGGCAGGTGGCAATCATCTCCAACGAGACCGTTGCGCCGCTCTATCTCGAACGTCTGACCCGCAGCCTGGCGCAGTTCTCGGTGATCTCCGTGGTGTTGCCGGACGGCGAAGCCTTCAAGAACTGGGAAACCCTGCAACTGATCTTCGACGGTCTGCTGACTGCCCGTCATGACCGCCGCACCACCGTGATCGCCCTCGGCGGCGGTGTGATCGGCGACATGGCCGGCTTCGCCGCTGCCTGCTACCAGCGCGGTGTCGACTTTATCCAGATTCCTACTACGTTGCTGTCCCAGGTCGATTCGTCGGTGGGCGGCAAGACCGGCATCAACCATCCGCTGGGCAAGAACATGGTCGGCGCGTTCTATCAGCCGAACGTGGTGCTGATCGATACGGCGTCCCTGAAAACCCTGCCAGAGCGCGAGCTGTCCGCCGGTCTGGCCGAAGTCATCAAATACGGGCTTATCTGTGACGAGCCGTTCCTGACCTGGCTCGAAGAAAACGTCGATGCCCTGTGTGCGCTCGACCAGAAAGCCCTGACTTACGCGATCGAGCGCTCTTGCGCAGCGAAGGCTGCGGTGGTCGGTGCCGATGAGAAGGAAACCGGCGTGCGCGCCACGCTCAATCTTGGCCACACCTTCGGCCACGCCATCGAGACCCACATGGGCTATGGTGTCTGGCTGCACGGTGAGGCCGTCGCGGCTGGCACGGTGATGGCGCTGGAAATGTCCGCGCGCCTGGGCTGGATCAGTGAACAGGAGCGTGATCGCGGCATTCGTCTGTTCCAGCGCGCCGGTCTGCCGGTGATCCCGCCGACGGAAATGACCGAAGCCGATTTCCTGGAACACATGGCAATTGATAAAAAAGTGATCGACGGTCGTCTGCGCCTGGTGCTGCTGCGCCGGATGGGCGAAGCGGTAGTGACCGACGATTATCCGAAAGAGGTTCTACAGGCCACGCTGGGAGCGGATTACCGCGCCCTGGCTCAGCTTAAAGGTTAA
- the gltB gene encoding glutamate synthase large subunit, giving the protein MKAGLYQPDEFKDNCGFGLIAHMQGEPSHTLLQTAIEALTCMTHRGGINADGKTGDGCGLLIQKPDAFLRAIAQETFSVELPKQYAVGMVFFNQDPVKAEAARENMNREILAEGLQLIGWRKVPIDTSVLGRLALERLPQIEQVYIGGEGLSDQDMAVKLFSARRRSSVANAVDSDHYICSFSHKTIIYKGLMMPADLAAFYPDLSDERLQTAICVFHQRFSTNTLPKWPLAQPFRFLAHNGEINTITGNRNWAQARRTKFTNDLMDLEELGPLVNRVGSDSSSMDNMLELMVTGGIDLFRGVRMIIPPAWQNVETMDPDLRAFYEYNSMHMEPWDGPAGVVMTDGRYAVCLLDRNGLRPARWVTTTNGFITLASEIGVWDYKPEDVIAKGRVGPGQIFAVDTETGQILDTDAIDNRLKSRHPYKQWLRKNALRIQATMEDNDHGSAFYDVDQLKQYMKMYQVTFEERDQVLRPLGEQGYEAVGSMGDDTPMAVLSQRVRTPYDYFRQQFAQVTNPPIDPLREAIVMSLEICLGAERNIFQESPEHASRVILSSPVISPAKWRSLMNLDRPGFERQIIDLNYDESVGLEAAIRNVADQAEEAVRAGRTQIVLSDRHIAPGKLPIHASLATGAVHHRLTEKGLRCDSNILVETATARDPHHFAVLIGFGASAVYPFLAYEVLGDLIRTGEVLGDLYEVFKNYRKGITKGLLKILSKMGISTIASYRGAQLFEAIGLSEEVCDLSFRGVPSRIKGARFVDIEAEQKALATEAWSPRKPIQQGGLLKFVHGGEYHAYNPDVVNTLQAAVQQGDYAKFKEYTSLVDNRPVSMIRDLFKVKTLDTPLDISEIEPLESVLKRFDSAGISLGALSPEAHEALAEAMNRLGARSNSGEGGEDPARYGTIKSSKIKQVATGRFGVTPEYLVNAEVLQIKVAQGAKPGEGGQLPGGKVNGLIAKLRYAVPGVTLISPPPHHDIYSIEDLSQLIFDLKQVNPKALVSVKLVAEAGVGTIAAGVAKAYADLITISGYDGGTGASPLTSIKYAGAPWELGLAETHQTLRGNDLRGKVRVQTDGGLKTGLDVIKAAILGAESFGFGTAPMIALGCKYLRICHLNNCATGVATQNEKLRKDHYIGTVDMVVNFFTYVAEETREWLAKLGVRSLEELIGRTDLLEILEGQTAKQNHLDLTPLLGSDHIPADKPQFCGVERNPPFDQGLLAEKMVEMASSAINDMSGAEFDLDICNCDRSIGARISGEIARKHGNQGMAKAPITFRFKGTAGQSFGVWNAGGLNMYLEGDANDYVGKGMTGGKLTIVPPKGSVYKTQDSAIIGNTCLYGATGGKLFAAGTAGERFAVRNSGAHTVVEGTGDHCCEYMTGGFVCVLGKTGYNFGSGMTGGFAYVLDQDNTFVDRVNHELVEIQRISGEAMEAYRSHLQNVLNEYVAETDSEWGRELAENLDDYLRRFWLVKPKAASLKSLLSSTRASPQ; this is encoded by the coding sequence ATGAAAGCAGGTCTGTACCAACCAGATGAATTCAAGGATAACTGCGGTTTCGGCCTGATAGCCCATATGCAGGGCGAGCCCAGTCATACCCTTTTGCAAACGGCCATCGAGGCCCTGACCTGCATGACCCACCGCGGTGGGATTAATGCCGACGGCAAGACCGGTGACGGTTGCGGTCTGCTGATTCAGAAGCCTGACGCGTTCCTGCGAGCCATTGCCCAGGAAACCTTCAGCGTCGAACTGCCCAAGCAATATGCAGTGGGCATGGTTTTCTTCAACCAGGATCCGGTCAAGGCCGAAGCCGCTCGCGAGAACATGAACCGCGAGATCCTCGCTGAAGGTCTGCAACTGATCGGCTGGCGCAAAGTGCCGATCGACACCAGCGTCCTCGGCCGCCTGGCCCTTGAGCGCCTGCCGCAGATCGAGCAGGTGTACATCGGCGGTGAAGGCCTGAGCGATCAGGACATGGCCGTGAAGCTGTTCAGCGCACGTCGTCGTTCGTCGGTGGCCAATGCCGTCGACTCCGACCACTACATCTGCAGCTTTTCGCACAAAACCATCATCTATAAAGGCCTGATGATGCCGGCCGACCTGGCCGCGTTTTATCCAGACCTGAGCGACGAGCGCCTGCAAACCGCGATCTGCGTGTTCCACCAGCGCTTCTCCACCAACACCCTGCCGAAATGGCCGCTGGCGCAGCCATTCCGCTTCCTCGCCCACAACGGCGAGATCAACACCATCACCGGTAACCGTAACTGGGCGCAGGCCCGTCGGACCAAGTTCACCAACGATCTGATGGATCTGGAAGAGCTCGGCCCGCTGGTCAACCGTGTCGGTTCCGACTCCTCGAGCATGGACAACATGCTCGAACTGATGGTCACCGGTGGCATCGACCTGTTCCGTGGCGTGCGGATGATCATTCCGCCGGCGTGGCAGAACGTCGAAACCATGGACCCGGATCTGCGTGCGTTCTACGAGTACAACTCGATGCACATGGAGCCGTGGGACGGCCCGGCTGGCGTAGTAATGACCGACGGTCGTTACGCGGTGTGCCTGCTCGACCGTAACGGTCTGCGTCCGGCGCGCTGGGTCACCACCACCAACGGTTTCATTACCCTCGCCTCGGAAATCGGCGTGTGGGACTACAAGCCAGAAGACGTGATTGCCAAAGGCCGTGTCGGCCCGGGCCAGATCTTCGCGGTGGACACCGAAACCGGGCAGATCCTCGACACCGATGCGATCGACAACCGTCTGAAATCCCGTCATCCGTACAAGCAATGGCTGCGCAAGAATGCCCTGCGCATTCAGGCGACCATGGAAGACAACGACCACGGTTCGGCGTTTTACGACGTCGATCAGCTCAAGCAATACATGAAGATGTATCAGGTCACGTTCGAAGAGCGTGATCAGGTGCTGCGTCCGCTCGGCGAACAAGGCTACGAAGCCGTGGGCTCGATGGGCGACGACACGCCGATGGCCGTGCTGTCGCAGCGCGTGCGCACGCCGTACGACTATTTCCGCCAGCAGTTCGCGCAGGTTACCAACCCGCCGATCGACCCGCTGCGTGAAGCGATCGTGATGTCGCTGGAAATCTGCCTCGGTGCCGAGCGCAACATTTTCCAGGAGTCGCCGGAACACGCTTCGCGCGTGATCCTCAGCTCGCCGGTCATTTCTCCGGCCAAGTGGCGCTCGCTGATGAACCTCGACCGCCCGGGTTTCGAGCGGCAGATCATCGATCTCAACTACGACGAAAGCGTCGGCCTCGAAGCGGCGATCCGCAATGTTGCCGATCAGGCTGAAGAGGCCGTGCGCGCCGGTCGCACCCAAATCGTTCTGAGCGACCGTCATATCGCCCCGGGCAAGCTGCCGATCCACGCCTCGCTGGCGACCGGTGCCGTGCACCACCGCCTGACCGAAAAAGGTCTGCGTTGCGATTCCAACATCCTCGTTGAAACCGCGACCGCCCGTGACCCGCATCACTTTGCGGTGCTGATCGGTTTCGGCGCCTCGGCGGTGTATCCGTTCCTGGCCTACGAAGTGCTGGGCGACCTGATCCGTACCGGTGAAGTGCTGGGCGACCTCTATGAGGTGTTCAAGAACTACCGCAAAGGCATCACCAAAGGTCTGCTGAAGATCCTCTCGAAGATGGGCATCTCGACCATCGCTTCGTACCGTGGCGCTCAGTTGTTCGAAGCCATCGGCCTGTCCGAAGAAGTCTGCGACCTGAGCTTCCGTGGCGTGCCGAGCCGCATCAAGGGTGCGCGTTTCGTCGACATCGAAGCCGAGCAGAAAGCACTGGCTACCGAAGCCTGGAGTCCGCGCAAGCCGATCCAGCAGGGCGGTCTGCTGAAGTTCGTTCACGGTGGCGAATATCACGCGTACAACCCGGACGTGGTCAACACTTTGCAAGCCGCTGTGCAGCAGGGCGACTACGCCAAGTTCAAGGAATACACCTCGCTGGTGGACAACCGTCCGGTGTCGATGATCCGCGACCTGTTCAAGGTCAAGACCCTCGACACGCCGCTGGACATCAGTGAAATCGAGCCGCTGGAATCGGTGCTCAAACGCTTCGACTCCGCCGGTATCTCGCTGGGCGCACTGTCGCCGGAAGCTCACGAAGCCCTGGCCGAAGCCATGAACCGCCTCGGTGCGCGTTCCAACTCCGGCGAAGGTGGTGAAGACCCGGCGCGTTACGGCACCATCAAGAGTTCGAAAATCAAGCAGGTTGCCACTGGCCGTTTCGGGGTAACCCCGGAATACCTGGTCAATGCCGAAGTGCTGCAGATCAAGGTCGCGCAAGGCGCCAAACCGGGCGAGGGCGGGCAACTGCCGGGCGGCAAGGTCAACGGGCTGATCGCCAAGCTGCGTTACGCAGTGCCGGGCGTAACCCTGATTTCGCCGCCGCCGCACCACGACATCTATTCGATCGAAGACTTGTCGCAGCTGATTTTCGACCTGAAACAAGTCAACCCGAAAGCACTGGTTTCGGTGAAACTGGTGGCTGAAGCGGGCGTCGGCACCATCGCCGCTGGTGTGGCCAAGGCCTATGCGGACTTGATCACCATCTCCGGCTACGACGGTGGCACCGGTGCTTCGCCGCTGACTTCGATCAAATACGCTGGCGCACCGTGGGAACTCGGCCTCGCCGAAACCCACCAGACCCTGCGCGGCAACGACCTGCGCGGCAAAGTCCGGGTGCAGACCGACGGCGGCCTGAAAACCGGCCTCGACGTGATCAAGGCAGCGATTCTCGGCGCCGAAAGCTTCGGCTTCGGTACCGCGCCAATGATCGCGCTGGGCTGCAAATACCTGCGTATCTGCCACTTGAACAACTGCGCCACCGGCGTTGCGACGCAGAACGAGAAACTGCGCAAGGATCACTACATCGGTACCGTCGACATGGTGGTGAATTTCTTCACCTACGTCGCCGAAGAAACCCGTGAGTGGCTGGCCAAGCTCGGCGTGCGCTCCCTCGAAGAGCTGATCGGTCGCACCGATCTGCTGGAAATCCTCGAAGGCCAGACCGCCAAGCAAAACCACCTGGACCTGACGCCGCTGTTGGGCAGCGATCACATCCCGGCGGACAAGCCACAGTTCTGCGGCGTTGAGCGCAACCCGCCGTTCGACCAAGGCCTGCTGGCCGAGAAGATGGTCGAGATGGCCTCGTCGGCGATCAACGACATGAGCGGCGCTGAGTTCGATCTGGACATCTGCAACTGCGATCGTTCGATCGGCGCGCGGATCTCCGGCGAAATCGCCCGCAAGCACGGCAACCAGGGCATGGCGAAAGCGCCAATCACCTTCCGCTTCAAAGGCACTGCCGGTCAGAGCTTCGGCGTGTGGAACGCTGGCGGTCTGAACATGTACCTCGAAGGCGACGCCAACGACTACGTCGGCAAAGGCATGACCGGTGGCAAGCTGACCATCGTGCCGCCGAAGGGCAGCGTTTACAAAACTCAGGACAGCGCCATCATCGGCAACACCTGCCTGTACGGCGCCACGGGCGGCAAGTTGTTCGCCGCCGGCACCGCAGGCGAGCGTTTCGCCGTGCGCAACTCCGGTGCCCACACGGTTGTGGAAGGCACTGGCGATCACTGCTGTGAGTACATGACCGGTGGTTTCGTCTGCGTTCTGGGCAAGACCGGTTACAACTTCGGCTCTGGCATGACCGGTGGTTTCGCCTACGTGCTCGACCAGGACAACACCTTCGTTGACCGGGTCAACCACGAACTGGTGGAAATCCAGCGGATCAGCGGCGAGGCGATGGAAGCCTATCGCAGCCACCTGCAAAACGTGCTGAACGAGTACGTCGCGGAAACCGACAGCGAGTGGGGTCGTGAACTCGCCGAAAACCTCGATGACTACCTGCGCCGTTTCTGGCTGGTCAAACCGAAGGCGGCGAGTTTGAAATCTCTGCTCTCCAGTACTCGTGCGAGTCCGCAATAA
- the pilQ gene encoding type IV pilus secretin PilQ family protein has product MNRIFSTLGFSLWIALMSPMVFAANLKTLDVAALPGDRVELKLSFDGPPPQPKGYTTESPARIALDLPGVASQLASKNLDLGSGNARTATVVEAKERTRLIVSLTQLAPYTTRVEGNNLFVVVGQGAPAAATRPAAVAPRATAKAPAPAKAFVPKNRAIRGVDFQRGTAGEGNVVIDLSDPTIAPDIQEHDGKIILNFTRTQLPDKLRVRLDVKDFATPVQFVNAGVSGDRTVITVEPSGTYEYSTFQTDNKLTVSIRPMTVDDLQKRNADRQAYVGEKLSLNFQDIDVRSVLQLIADFTNLNLVASDTVQGGITLRLQNVPWDQALDLVLKTKGLDKRKIGNVLLVAPADEIAARERQELESQKQIAELAPLRRELLQVNYAKAADIAKLFQSVTSAEAKIDERGSITVDERTNNIIAYQTQDRLDELRRIVAQLDIPVRQVMIEARIVEANVDYDKSLGVRWGGSIQNKGNWNASGVNGSSTTIGTPGSTSTNSPFVDMGAVGNTSGIGIAFITDNVLLDLELTAMEKTGNGEIVSQPKVVTSDKETAKILKGTEIPYQEASSSGATSVSFKEASLSLEVTPQITPDNRIIMEVKVTKDEPDYLNKVQDVPPIKKNEVNAKVLVNDGETIVIGGVFSNTQSKVVDKVPFLGDVPYLGRLFRRDVVSEKKSELLVFLTPRIMNNQAIAVSR; this is encoded by the coding sequence ATGAACAGGATTTTCTCCACCCTCGGTTTTTCGCTATGGATAGCGCTGATGTCGCCGATGGTATTCGCGGCCAATCTGAAGACGCTCGACGTGGCGGCGTTGCCGGGTGATCGCGTCGAGCTGAAGTTGTCGTTCGACGGCCCGCCGCCGCAACCCAAGGGCTACACCACCGAATCACCGGCGCGGATTGCGCTGGATCTGCCCGGTGTCGCCAGTCAGTTGGCCAGCAAGAATCTTGATCTGGGCAGTGGTAATGCGCGCACGGCCACGGTGGTCGAGGCCAAGGAGCGGACGCGGCTGATTGTCAGTCTCACGCAACTGGCGCCTTACACCACGCGGGTCGAAGGCAATAACCTGTTCGTGGTGGTTGGTCAGGGCGCACCGGCAGCGGCGACGCGTCCTGCTGCCGTCGCACCTCGTGCTACCGCTAAAGCGCCTGCGCCCGCCAAGGCCTTTGTGCCGAAAAACCGGGCGATTCGCGGTGTGGACTTCCAGCGCGGTACGGCAGGTGAAGGTAATGTCGTCATCGACCTGTCCGACCCGACCATCGCTCCGGATATCCAGGAACATGACGGCAAGATCATCCTCAACTTTACCCGCACGCAGTTACCAGACAAGTTGCGGGTACGCCTCGACGTCAAGGATTTTGCTACTCCGGTGCAGTTCGTCAATGCCGGGGTGAGCGGTGATCGCACGGTTATTACTGTCGAACCCAGCGGCACCTACGAGTACTCCACCTTCCAGACCGACAACAAGCTAACCGTCAGCATCCGCCCGATGACCGTCGATGACCTGCAGAAACGTAATGCCGACCGTCAGGCGTACGTCGGCGAAAAGCTCTCGCTGAATTTCCAGGACATTGATGTGCGCTCGGTGCTGCAACTGATCGCCGATTTCACCAACCTCAATCTGGTCGCCAGCGATACGGTGCAGGGCGGCATCACCTTGCGTCTGCAAAACGTGCCGTGGGATCAGGCGCTGGATCTGGTGCTGAAAACCAAAGGTCTGGATAAACGCAAGATCGGTAACGTGCTGCTGGTCGCTCCCGCCGATGAAATCGCTGCCCGCGAGCGCCAGGAACTGGAGTCGCAGAAGCAGATTGCCGAACTGGCGCCGTTGCGCCGTGAGCTGCTGCAAGTGAATTACGCCAAGGCGGCGGACATCGCCAAGCTGTTCCAGTCGGTGACCAGTGCTGAGGCTAAAATCGACGAGCGCGGTTCGATTACTGTCGATGAGCGGACCAACAACATCATTGCCTACCAGACTCAGGATCGTCTCGACGAACTGCGGCGGATCGTGGCGCAGCTGGATATTCCGGTGCGTCAGGTGATGATCGAGGCGCGGATCGTCGAGGCTAACGTCGATTACGACAAAAGCCTCGGCGTGCGCTGGGGCGGCTCGATCCAGAACAAGGGCAACTGGAACGCTTCCGGGGTCAACGGTTCATCAACCACCATTGGTACGCCGGGCAGCACCAGTACCAACTCACCGTTTGTCGATATGGGGGCCGTGGGTAATACCTCGGGGATCGGCATTGCCTTCATCACTGACAATGTCTTGCTCGATCTTGAGCTGACAGCGATGGAGAAAACCGGCAACGGCGAAATCGTCTCGCAGCCGAAAGTGGTCACCTCCGACAAAGAAACCGCAAAAATCCTCAAAGGCACCGAGATTCCGTATCAGGAAGCCAGCTCCAGCGGTGCCACGTCGGTGTCGTTCAAGGAGGCATCGCTGTCGCTGGAAGTCACGCCGCAGATCACCCCCGACAATCGCATCATCATGGAGGTCAAGGTCACCAAGGACGAACCGGATTACCTGAACAAAGTGCAGGATGTGCCGCCGATCAAGAAAAACGAGGTCAACGCCAAGGTACTGGTCAATGACGGCGAAACCATCGTGATTGGCGGTGTTTTCTCAAATACTCAAAGCAAGGTCGTAGATAAGGTGCCATTTCTTGGCGATGTGCCGTATCTTGGCCGCCTTTTCCGGCGTGATGTGGTTTCGGAGAAAAAATCCGAGCTGCTGGTATTTCTCACACCACGTATCATGAATAACCAGGCGATTGCTGTGAGTCGTTGA
- a CDS encoding AAA family ATPase: MTSLHADEAFLGHFQLSHDPFAPRVPGFKFFPAQRKPVLGQLHHLARYSQLLLVVTGPQGSGKTLLRQALVASTNKQSVQSVVVSARGAGDAAGVLRQVAQALNVAQAEVGAILDQVVQLALTGQEVYLLVDDAEQLDESALEALMALGAGAPEGRPHVFLFGESSLIAQLEALHLEEERFHVIELQPYTEEETREYLDQRLEGAGRGVELFTADQISDIHESAEGWPGNINQVARDALIEVMIASRSAVKRPSMGFNMPKKHVLAISAVVVVAVAAAWLMPGRNKAPTTGAPANEQAQLPLGQGAANGGAPNVEFAGNTQPMPLPLVGNSQPVMRGPLAEAAGGITEGDDGVPLEGSSDTPPTVTTSAPPAGVPAGPAPTPVPVPAAKPTPAPTQVATAKPAPAAPAAKPAPAPAKPVAAAKPAEKPVTVAKAAGGSWYAGQPTGNYVVQILGTSSEAAAQSFVKEQGGEYRYFKKVLNGKPLYVITYGNFANRDAAVSAIKALPAKVQAGKPWPRTVASVQQELATTR; this comes from the coding sequence ATGACTAGTTTGCATGCCGACGAGGCGTTCCTCGGCCATTTCCAGTTAAGCCACGACCCGTTCGCGCCGCGTGTGCCGGGCTTCAAGTTCTTCCCGGCTCAGCGCAAACCGGTGCTGGGTCAATTGCATCATCTGGCGCGCTATAGCCAATTGCTACTTGTGGTCACTGGTCCGCAAGGCAGTGGTAAAACCCTGCTGCGTCAGGCGCTGGTCGCCAGCACTAACAAGCAATCGGTGCAGAGCGTGGTGGTTTCCGCGCGTGGCGCCGGTGATGCTGCTGGCGTGTTGCGTCAGGTCGCGCAGGCGCTGAACGTCGCTCAGGCCGAAGTTGGCGCGATTCTGGACCAGGTTGTGCAACTCGCGCTGACCGGCCAGGAAGTCTATCTGCTGGTGGATGACGCCGAGCAACTCGACGAATCCGCCCTGGAAGCGCTGATGGCGCTGGGTGCCGGCGCTCCGGAAGGTCGCCCGCATGTGTTCCTGTTCGGTGAGTCCTCGCTGATCGCTCAGCTCGAGGCGTTGCACCTTGAGGAAGAGCGCTTCCACGTCATCGAATTGCAGCCTTACACCGAAGAAGAGACTCGCGAGTATCTCGACCAACGGCTCGAAGGTGCCGGTCGCGGTGTCGAACTTTTCACCGCGGATCAGATCTCTGATATTCACGAAAGTGCCGAGGGTTGGCCGGGCAACATCAACCAGGTCGCTCGCGATGCTCTGATCGAAGTCATGATTGCCAGCCGCTCTGCGGTCAAGCGTCCAAGTATGGGGTTCAACATGCCGAAGAAACACGTATTGGCGATTTCCGCCGTCGTTGTGGTCGCGGTCGCCGCCGCCTGGCTGATGCCGGGTCGCAACAAGGCGCCAACCACCGGCGCACCGGCCAATGAACAGGCGCAGTTGCCGTTGGGCCAGGGCGCAGCCAATGGCGGCGCGCCGAACGTCGAATTCGCCGGTAATACGCAGCCGATGCCGCTGCCGTTGGTCGGCAACTCGCAACCGGTGATGCGCGGTCCGTTGGCTGAAGCAGCGGGCGGTATCACTGAAGGTGACGACGGTGTGCCGCTGGAAGGTTCCAGCGACACCCCGCCAACCGTGACCACTTCGGCGCCACCCGCGGGTGTTCCGGCAGGTCCTGCGCCAACACCGGTTCCTGTCCCGGCAGCCAAGCCGACCCCCGCGCCAACTCAGGTTGCCACCGCCAAGCCTGCTCCAGCAGCGCCAGCAGCCAAACCGGCTCCGGCGCCAGCCAAACCTGTTGCAGCCGCGAAACCGGCCGAGAAGCCGGTTACTGTCGCCAAAGCGGCCGGTGGCAGCTGGTACGCCGGTCAGCCGACCGGTAACTACGTGGTGCAGATTCTCGGCACCAGCTCGGAAGCTGCCGCGCAAAGCTTCGTCAAGGAGCAGGGTGGTGAGTACCGTTATTTCAAGAAAGTCCTCAACGGCAAGCCGCTTTACGTGATCACCTACGGCAACTTTGCCAATCGTGATGCGGCCGTTTCTGCCATCAAGGCCTTGCCAGCGAAGGTTCAGGCTGGTAAACCTTGGCCTCGCACTGTCGCCAGCGTCCAACAGGAACTGGCAACAACTCGCTGA